A part of Streptomyces sp. DSM 40750 genomic DNA contains:
- a CDS encoding NACHT domain-containing protein has product MGYALPPRKVKIVTGPPEAGPLRELWARGRRPFVAVFWHLRSRWLLHRGVTHARRWWNPPWTTVLVAVVALLTAGLLAWCFVAVLDLVGKTELVRGFGPHDLCQGGEGDGEGSNAAACDAVTGVAMPVLLLAASTLLFLSWRLWHVRRFCTYQARHEPGRLVQTAGSLMDEVVGRDQLCDAIMENLRDKKVRRPHVVVGGVGAGKTALVVRLAQKLAAVGAVPIPVRLRDAQGEEPLDFDELALARFREIVRSKVRSDGEIDRIWRWLRQRADRIVVLADGLEEAFSQDHASGRRDNLIRDAIRRAGEDGLPLVIASRPHDPLRAMQAAVSELEPLSNEAALRYIARSGSWRSDPTLLDRIVEAADMAESPIYLKIAKDLHGKDLLEPLWNGGGDPDLQLCDSWKLRAELMETWIHALVDGDVHPELPIDHDTRLAVVEYISALACVGLASDSADVRLGELSPSLDGQDGGSGSRGFGVRAGSNPEWNRRVARKLDRRMAELRWRPEEYALKRGTPWQGRVHPCQERRGGAEWWVGPRVDIRIAATWGTRMGLVHENGDKVRFQHSIVQAYLGSRFLDEIFEPSSPDGPAATGAPSMSGARPATAASSTATPPWTTAPSSTTTPPWTTAPSWTTAPPSTTAPPSTTAPSSTTAPSSTAAASATPAASSTAANPDPAAEAHITRALRRGGRELLIALTLYSRSRKGKCVCDGSATARRTCPVDRMRELLKERAKNLLTDAANARNVSDLSPDLGDGVFDERGSPRLRALEIYGAAVEIDSVGTVPRQEDLIKEIEKDWNRLGQDEDPARLREAKLAVVKQCGTAVRRVAAVRSRDPGYGHPAYPAYPAYDVMFQIGRKEPDRRVREALVKEVGAGGEPAYQALCGKLSEACAAVETGQRRCRGRRPTPSPDEAWADHPASRWDLAERREREERRSAEEEALAEKGRWSCNTMRAWLLPLLVDSSMMARRQASPRDDLDNWVQAATRETGAWIHDDGPGAPIGLGVALAQGFKYAANRRPGPRSNRRAREFLVKQAQELLKQSSFWYTRLTLLHALTLWSLPDDVTADQPIRGHGADPRGQVREWLALGEGGREEHPLVEGAAKLAVRALQTRRPERFLWIDEAAVASCIGTEVGLPGEQRAHNLWIPPSTGWSTLDPTAQQLLADVLLLVVLGERSHRPKDAFRILEFCAREPAQMPSCVRRDRTRLNPVRGAERAAQPGSTCTDDCRMKMCPYPAKVENLRMEFSEVFCLRQRDLLRKWQPWAWASLRFRREAPWQRRVPVAGMRRFWDQMSDRARDVDPDDGETAADRTHVAG; this is encoded by the coding sequence ATGGGATACGCACTCCCCCCGCGCAAGGTCAAGATCGTCACCGGGCCACCGGAGGCAGGCCCGCTCCGGGAACTGTGGGCGCGTGGCCGACGCCCCTTCGTGGCCGTCTTCTGGCACCTCCGCAGCCGGTGGCTGCTCCACCGGGGTGTGACGCACGCCAGACGGTGGTGGAATCCGCCGTGGACGACCGTGTTGGTCGCGGTGGTGGCCTTGTTGACGGCGGGACTTCTCGCATGGTGCTTCGTCGCGGTGCTGGACCTCGTCGGAAAGACGGAGCTGGTGCGGGGCTTCGGGCCGCACGACCTGTGCCAGGGTGGCGAGGGCGACGGCGAGGGCAGCAACGCCGCCGCGTGCGACGCGGTCACCGGCGTGGCGATGCCCGTCCTGCTGCTCGCCGCCTCCACCCTGCTGTTCCTCTCCTGGCGGCTGTGGCACGTCCGCCGCTTCTGCACTTACCAGGCGCGGCACGAGCCCGGCCGGCTGGTGCAGACGGCGGGCAGTCTGATGGACGAGGTGGTCGGCCGCGACCAGCTCTGCGACGCCATCATGGAGAACCTGCGCGACAAGAAGGTCCGTCGGCCGCATGTCGTCGTCGGGGGCGTCGGCGCCGGGAAAACGGCGTTGGTGGTCCGGCTCGCCCAGAAGCTCGCGGCCGTGGGGGCCGTCCCCATCCCCGTACGGCTGCGCGACGCACAGGGCGAGGAGCCGCTGGACTTCGATGAGCTGGCGCTCGCCCGGTTCCGCGAGATCGTACGGTCGAAGGTACGGTCCGACGGCGAGATCGACCGGATCTGGCGGTGGCTCAGGCAGCGGGCCGACCGGATCGTGGTCCTCGCGGACGGTCTGGAGGAGGCGTTCAGCCAGGACCATGCGAGCGGCCGCCGCGACAATCTGATCCGGGACGCGATACGCAGGGCCGGCGAGGACGGGCTGCCCCTGGTCATCGCCTCGCGGCCGCATGACCCGCTGCGCGCGATGCAGGCGGCCGTCTCGGAGTTGGAGCCGCTGAGCAACGAGGCGGCGTTGCGGTACATCGCCCGCAGCGGCAGTTGGCGCTCCGATCCGACCCTGCTCGACCGGATCGTGGAAGCCGCCGACATGGCGGAGTCCCCCATCTACCTCAAGATCGCCAAGGATCTGCACGGCAAGGACCTGCTGGAACCCCTGTGGAACGGGGGCGGGGATCCGGACCTCCAGCTCTGCGACAGCTGGAAGTTGCGGGCGGAACTCATGGAGACATGGATCCACGCGCTGGTCGACGGGGACGTCCACCCCGAACTGCCCATCGACCACGACACGAGGCTGGCGGTCGTGGAGTACATCTCGGCGCTCGCGTGCGTCGGTCTGGCCTCGGACAGCGCCGACGTCCGGCTCGGGGAACTCTCCCCCTCCCTCGACGGCCAGGACGGCGGTTCCGGGAGCCGCGGCTTCGGAGTGCGGGCGGGTTCGAATCCGGAGTGGAACAGGCGGGTCGCCCGGAAACTGGACCGCCGGATGGCGGAACTGCGGTGGCGCCCGGAGGAGTACGCCCTCAAGCGCGGCACGCCTTGGCAGGGTCGAGTGCACCCCTGCCAGGAGAGGCGGGGCGGTGCCGAATGGTGGGTGGGCCCCAGGGTCGACATCCGGATCGCCGCGACCTGGGGGACGCGGATGGGCCTGGTCCACGAGAACGGTGACAAGGTCCGCTTTCAGCACAGCATCGTGCAGGCCTACCTCGGCTCCCGCTTCCTGGACGAGATCTTCGAGCCCTCGTCGCCCGACGGCCCCGCGGCGACCGGCGCCCCGTCGATGTCCGGCGCCAGGCCCGCGACTGCCGCGTCATCGACGGCCACTCCCCCGTGGACGACCGCTCCGTCATCGACGACCACTCCTCCGTGGACGACCGCTCCGTCGTGGACTACCGCTCCTCCATCGACTACCGCTCCTCCATCGACGACCGCTCCTTCGTCGACTACGGCTCCTTCATCGACGGCCGCCGCGTCGGCGACGCCCGCCGCTTCATCGACGGCCGCCAACCCGGACCCGGCGGCCGAGGCGCACATCACCCGGGCCCTGCGGCGGGGCGGGCGGGAACTCCTCATCGCCCTCACGCTGTACTCGCGCTCCCGGAAGGGAAAGTGCGTCTGCGACGGCTCCGCGACGGCCCGACGGACCTGCCCCGTCGACAGGATGCGCGAGCTGCTCAAGGAGCGCGCGAAGAACCTGCTGACCGACGCGGCGAACGCGCGGAACGTCTCCGATCTGTCCCCGGACCTCGGCGACGGCGTGTTCGACGAGCGCGGCAGCCCCCGTCTGAGGGCGCTGGAGATCTACGGCGCCGCCGTGGAGATCGACAGTGTCGGGACCGTCCCCCGGCAGGAAGACCTCATCAAGGAGATCGAGAAGGACTGGAACCGTCTCGGCCAGGACGAGGACCCCGCCCGGCTCCGCGAGGCGAAACTCGCCGTGGTGAAGCAGTGCGGAACGGCGGTACGCCGCGTCGCCGCCGTGCGGAGCCGCGACCCCGGCTACGGGCATCCGGCGTACCCGGCGTACCCGGCGTACGACGTCATGTTCCAGATCGGCCGCAAGGAGCCCGACCGCCGGGTGCGCGAGGCCCTCGTCAAGGAAGTCGGAGCGGGTGGCGAGCCGGCGTATCAGGCGCTGTGCGGCAAGCTCTCCGAGGCCTGTGCCGCGGTCGAGACCGGACAACGACGGTGCCGCGGCCGGCGGCCGACGCCCTCGCCCGACGAGGCGTGGGCGGACCACCCCGCGTCCCGGTGGGATCTGGCGGAGCGGCGGGAGCGGGAGGAACGCAGGTCGGCGGAGGAGGAGGCGCTGGCGGAGAAGGGGCGATGGAGCTGCAACACCATGCGCGCCTGGCTGCTCCCCCTGCTCGTCGACTCCTCCATGATGGCCCGTCGCCAGGCCAGCCCCCGCGACGACCTGGACAACTGGGTCCAGGCGGCGACACGGGAGACCGGCGCCTGGATCCATGACGACGGGCCCGGCGCCCCCATCGGCCTCGGAGTGGCACTGGCCCAGGGTTTCAAGTACGCCGCCAACCGGCGCCCCGGGCCCCGGTCGAACCGCAGGGCCCGCGAGTTCCTCGTCAAGCAGGCCCAGGAGCTGCTGAAGCAGAGCAGCTTCTGGTACACGCGGCTGACGCTGCTGCACGCGCTGACCCTGTGGAGCCTGCCCGACGACGTCACCGCGGACCAGCCGATCCGCGGCCACGGGGCGGATCCCCGGGGCCAGGTGCGGGAGTGGCTGGCGCTGGGCGAGGGAGGCCGGGAGGAGCACCCGCTGGTGGAGGGGGCCGCGAAGCTGGCGGTCCGCGCGCTGCAGACCCGGCGGCCCGAGCGGTTCCTGTGGATCGACGAGGCGGCCGTGGCCTCCTGCATCGGCACCGAGGTCGGGCTGCCCGGGGAGCAGCGGGCCCACAACCTGTGGATACCGCCGTCGACCGGATGGAGCACCCTGGACCCCACGGCGCAGCAGCTGCTGGCGGACGTCCTGCTGCTGGTGGTGCTCGGCGAGCGGTCGCACCGGCCGAAGGACGCGTTCCGCATCCTGGAGTTCTGTGCCCGCGAGCCGGCCCAGATGCCGTCCTGCGTACGCAGGGACCGCACCCGGCTGAACCCCGTCCGGGGCGCGGAACGCGCGGCGCAGCCCGGGTCCACGTGCACGGACGACTGCCGGATGAAGATGTGCCCCTACCCGGCCAAGGTGGAGAACCTGCGCATGGAGTTCAGCGAGGTCTTCTGCCTGCGCCAGCGCGACCTGCTGAGGAAGTGGCAGCCCTGGGCGTGGGCCTCCCTGCGGTTCCGGCGGGAGGCTCCATGGCAGCGCAGGGTGCCCGTCGCCGGCATGCGCCGCTTCTGGGACCAGATGAGCGACCGGGCCCGCGACGTCGACCCGGACGACGGGGAGACGGCCGCCGACCGCACGCACGTCGCCGGCTGA
- the serC gene encoding phosphoserine transaminase has translation MADIQIPADIKPADGRFGAGPSKVRTEALDALAATGTSLLGTSHRQAPVKNLVGQVREGISELFSLPEGYEVILGNGGSTAFWDIATHGLIENKSQHLTFGEFSSKFAKAAKLAPWLAEPTVVSSDPGTHPEPTAEAGVDVYAFTHNETSTGVAAPLKRVAGADEGALVLVDATSGAGGLPVDITETDVYYFAPQKSFASDGGLWIGVFSPAAIERAERIHASGRHIPEFFSLPTAIDNSRKNQTYNTPALATLFLLNQQLEWINGQGGLAWSTARTKDSSTRLYTWAEESKYATPFVSDPAKRSQVIGTIDFADEIDAAAVAKVLRANGIVDTEPYRKLGRNQLRVAMFPAIAPADVEALTKCVDYVIEKL, from the coding sequence GTGGCTGATATCCAGATCCCCGCTGACATCAAGCCCGCCGACGGACGTTTCGGCGCGGGCCCCTCCAAGGTGCGGACGGAGGCGCTGGACGCGCTGGCCGCGACCGGTACCTCTCTGCTCGGCACCTCCCACCGTCAGGCCCCGGTGAAGAACCTGGTCGGCCAGGTCCGCGAGGGCATCAGTGAGCTGTTCTCCCTCCCCGAGGGCTACGAGGTCATCCTCGGCAACGGCGGCTCGACGGCCTTCTGGGACATCGCGACGCACGGCCTGATCGAGAACAAGAGCCAGCACCTCACGTTCGGTGAGTTCAGCTCGAAGTTCGCCAAGGCCGCGAAGCTCGCCCCCTGGCTCGCCGAGCCGACGGTCGTCTCCTCCGACCCCGGTACGCACCCGGAGCCGACCGCCGAGGCGGGCGTCGACGTCTACGCCTTCACCCACAACGAGACGTCCACCGGCGTCGCCGCCCCGCTCAAGCGTGTGGCGGGCGCCGACGAGGGCGCCCTCGTCCTGGTCGACGCCACCTCCGGCGCCGGCGGCCTCCCCGTCGACATCACCGAGACCGACGTCTACTACTTCGCCCCGCAGAAGTCCTTCGCTTCCGACGGCGGCCTGTGGATCGGCGTCTTCTCCCCGGCCGCCATCGAGCGCGCCGAGCGGATCCACGCGTCCGGCCGCCACATCCCGGAGTTCTTCAGCCTCCCCACGGCGATCGACAACTCCCGCAAGAACCAGACGTACAACACCCCGGCCCTCGCCACGCTCTTCCTGCTGAACCAGCAGCTGGAGTGGATCAACGGCCAGGGCGGCCTCGCCTGGTCCACGGCCCGCACGAAGGACTCCTCGACCCGCCTCTACACCTGGGCGGAGGAGTCGAAGTACGCGACCCCGTTCGTCTCCGACCCGGCCAAGCGCTCCCAGGTCATCGGCACGATCGACTTCGCCGACGAGATCGACGCCGCCGCCGTCGCCAAGGTCCTCCGCGCCAACGGCATCGTCGACACCGAGCCCTACCGCAAGCTCGGCCGCAACCAGCTCCGCGTCGCCATGTTCCCGGCGATCGCCCCGGCGGACGTCGAGGCCCTCACGAAGTGCGTCGACTACGTGATCGAGAAGCTCTGA
- a CDS encoding calcium-binding protein, giving the protein MRSYRTVAATASLALALGGAALAAPTAQAAPTSTATVAFEAGLLRYQAGAGQSNRFAVSVAREERPDWEWGYWIITFRDRVDIAIDASAATQRDCTYPEATDHKVVHCAQAVHPSGEDEFVYDVRLGDGDDSATIPAGSLYAGIYGGSGNDVLLGSAEVELYGEDGNDRIAGGGGVWGFGSRGGKGHDTMTDCSNCGGGAGNDTLTGSTKMTRNTLSGDSGNDILYGRTDADDLWGGEGNDKLYGGRGNDTLRGQQGNDVLYGDQDNDTLWGNGGNDVLHGGQGTDKLSGGPGNDKVHQH; this is encoded by the coding sequence ATGCGCTCGTACAGAACCGTCGCCGCCACCGCCTCTCTCGCCCTCGCCCTGGGCGGAGCCGCGCTCGCGGCGCCCACCGCCCAGGCGGCCCCGACGAGCACGGCCACCGTCGCCTTCGAAGCCGGCCTCCTGCGCTACCAGGCCGGCGCCGGACAGTCGAACCGCTTCGCGGTCTCCGTGGCGAGGGAGGAGAGGCCCGACTGGGAGTGGGGCTACTGGATCATCACCTTCCGCGACCGGGTGGACATCGCCATCGATGCGAGCGCGGCGACCCAGCGTGACTGCACCTACCCCGAGGCGACCGATCACAAGGTCGTCCACTGCGCCCAGGCAGTTCACCCGAGCGGCGAGGACGAGTTCGTCTACGACGTCCGCCTCGGTGACGGCGACGACTCCGCGACGATTCCCGCCGGCTCCCTGTACGCCGGGATCTACGGCGGCTCCGGCAACGACGTCCTGCTGGGCAGCGCCGAGGTCGAGCTCTACGGCGAGGACGGCAACGACCGCATCGCCGGGGGCGGCGGTGTCTGGGGCTTCGGTTCCCGGGGCGGCAAGGGCCACGACACCATGACCGACTGCTCGAACTGCGGTGGCGGCGCCGGGAACGACACCCTCACCGGAAGCACCAAGATGACCAGGAACACGCTGAGCGGGGACTCCGGCAACGACATCCTGTACGGCAGGACCGACGCCGACGACCTCTGGGGCGGCGAGGGCAACGACAAGCTGTACGGCGGCCGGGGCAACGACACCCTGCGCGGCCAGCAGGGCAACGACGTGCTGTACGGCGACCAGGACAACGACACGCTCTGGGGCAACGGCGGCAACGACGTACTGCACGGCGGCCAGGGCACGGACAAGCTCTCGGGCGGCCCGGGCAACGACAAGGTCCACCAGCACTGA
- a CDS encoding DUF397 domain-containing protein, whose translation MSEHMIPDASKISTTWQKSSASGGDGNCVEFAAQENGVAIRHSKAPNGPALLFTHSEIAAMLAGAKAGEFDHLTQG comes from the coding sequence ATGTCGGAGCACATGATCCCGGACGCCTCCAAAATATCCACCACATGGCAGAAGTCATCCGCCTCCGGAGGCGACGGAAACTGCGTCGAGTTCGCCGCCCAGGAAAACGGCGTAGCCATCCGACACAGCAAGGCCCCGAACGGCCCCGCCCTGCTCTTCACCCACTCGGAGATCGCCGCCATGCTCGCGGGCGCGAAGGCCGGCGAGTTCGACCACCTCACCCAGGGCTAG
- a CDS encoding cellulase family glycosylhydrolase: protein MFRSLRRTLGALCAAAAVLVLPLSGGAHPAAAATAPEVGAAGIGAAEAGAGYWHTSGRRLLDASGQPVRIAGINWFGFETANHVTHGLWARDYKSMIDQMKSLGYNTIRMPYSDDILKSGTMPDSVNYSDGKNADLQGLTSLQVLDKIVAYAGRSGLKVILDRHRPDAAGQSALWYTSAVPETTWITNLKALATRYKGDSTVIGIDLHNEPHDPACWGCGDTTRDWRLAAQRAGNAVLSVNPDLLILVEGVQTFNGVSGWWGGNLMGVAQYPVQLDVPNRVVYSAHDYATSVAQQSWFSDPSFPDNMPGIWDKYWGYIFKQNIAPVWVGEFGTTLQSTVDQRWLAALVTYLRSTSAHGNDSFHWTFWSWNPNSGDTGGILKDDWQTVDTVKDGYLASIKAPGFPSDGTDPNDPDDPDDPGGPGGGTAACAAAYTVSSDWGGGFNAEVKVTNTGTTAISSWKVTWTWPGAQRITNMWNASYTQSGTTVTATNAAHNGAVAAGGSASFGLGGAPGGGGAPSVSCAAE, encoded by the coding sequence ATGTTCCGCAGCTTACGGAGAACCCTGGGCGCCCTGTGCGCGGCCGCCGCCGTGCTCGTGCTGCCCCTGTCCGGCGGCGCGCACCCGGCGGCCGCGGCGACCGCGCCGGAGGTCGGCGCGGCGGGCATCGGCGCGGCGGAGGCCGGCGCCGGCTACTGGCACACCAGTGGCCGCCGGCTCCTGGACGCGTCCGGCCAGCCCGTCCGCATCGCCGGCATCAACTGGTTCGGCTTCGAGACCGCCAACCACGTCACCCACGGCCTCTGGGCCCGCGACTACAAGAGCATGATCGACCAGATGAAGTCGCTGGGCTACAACACCATCCGGATGCCCTACAGCGACGACATCCTCAAGTCCGGCACCATGCCGGACAGCGTCAACTACTCCGACGGCAAGAACGCCGATCTGCAAGGCCTGACGTCCCTTCAGGTGCTCGACAAGATCGTTGCGTACGCCGGTCGGAGCGGCCTGAAGGTCATCCTCGACCGCCACCGCCCGGACGCGGCCGGCCAGTCGGCCCTCTGGTACACGTCGGCCGTCCCCGAGACGACGTGGATCACCAACCTGAAGGCACTGGCGACCCGCTACAAAGGCGACTCGACGGTCATCGGCATCGACCTCCACAACGAGCCCCACGATCCAGCCTGCTGGGGCTGCGGCGACACGACCAGGGACTGGCGCCTCGCTGCCCAGCGCGCCGGCAACGCGGTCCTCTCCGTCAACCCCGACCTGCTGATCCTCGTGGAGGGCGTCCAGACGTTCAACGGCGTCTCGGGCTGGTGGGGCGGCAACCTGATGGGCGTGGCCCAGTACCCGGTGCAGTTGGACGTCCCCAACCGCGTCGTCTACTCGGCCCACGACTACGCCACGAGCGTCGCCCAGCAGAGCTGGTTCAGCGACCCGTCCTTCCCCGACAACATGCCCGGGATCTGGGACAAGTACTGGGGCTACATCTTCAAGCAGAACATCGCGCCGGTGTGGGTGGGCGAGTTCGGTACGACGCTCCAGTCGACGGTCGATCAGAGGTGGTTGGCCGCCCTGGTGACGTACCTGCGCTCGACCTCCGCCCACGGCAACGACTCCTTCCACTGGACCTTTTGGTCCTGGAACCCCAACTCCGGTGACACCGGCGGGATTCTGAAGGACGACTGGCAGACCGTCGACACGGTGAAGGACGGCTATCTGGCGAGCATCAAGGCCCCGGGCTTCCCGTCCGACGGCACCGACCCGAACGACCCCGACGACCCGGACGACCCCGGCGGCCCCGGAGGCGGAACGGCCGCCTGCGCCGCCGCCTACACCGTCAGCAGCGACTGGGGCGGCGGCTTCAACGCCGAGGTGAAGGTGACGAACACCGGTACGACCGCGATCAGTTCCTGGAAGGTGACCTGGACCTGGCCCGGCGCCCAGCGGATCACCAACATGTGGAACGCGTCGTACACCCAGAGCGGCACGACGGTGACGGCGACGAACGCCGCCCACAACGGGGCTGTCGCCGCGGGAGGTTCGGCGAGCTTCGGCCTCGGGGGCGCGCCCGGGGGTGGGGGTGCGCCGAGCGTGAGCTGTGCGGCGGAGTGA
- a CDS encoding ABC transporter permease: MTAVDLSAPGTHGRTYWLLADCWNIVRRGLTHYRRQPVNIAWQLGFPILSVLLYGYVFGSAMQVPGGGDYRDFLMPGMFVMTMAFGFINTATLVVYDSTKGVIDRFRSMPMAPSAVVAGRGVTDLLVACAELAIMMLTAFAMGWRPDAGLGFLAAFGLLLWLRFALIWIGVWLGLMVPNPEAAGGLFAVAFPLTMISSIFVAPQLMPDWLGWIAAWNPISSTAAATRELFGTPVGGGDSWIEQNALLMAGVWPVVLTVIFLPLAVRRFKKLSR; encoded by the coding sequence ATGACCGCCGTCGACCTGAGCGCGCCGGGCACGCACGGCCGTACGTACTGGTTGCTCGCCGACTGCTGGAACATCGTCCGCCGCGGCCTCACCCACTACCGGCGCCAGCCGGTCAACATCGCCTGGCAGCTGGGCTTTCCCATCCTGTCCGTGCTGTTGTACGGCTATGTCTTCGGCAGCGCCATGCAGGTGCCCGGCGGCGGGGACTACCGGGACTTCCTGATGCCGGGGATGTTCGTGATGACGATGGCCTTCGGGTTCATCAACACGGCGACGCTGGTGGTCTACGACTCCACCAAGGGTGTCATCGACCGCTTCCGCTCCATGCCGATGGCGCCGTCGGCGGTGGTCGCGGGGCGGGGTGTGACCGATCTCCTCGTCGCCTGCGCGGAGTTGGCCATCATGATGCTGACGGCCTTCGCGATGGGCTGGCGCCCGGACGCGGGCCTCGGCTTCCTGGCCGCGTTCGGCCTGCTCCTCTGGCTCCGCTTCGCGCTGATCTGGATCGGCGTCTGGCTGGGCCTGATGGTCCCCAACCCCGAGGCGGCGGGCGGTCTGTTCGCGGTCGCGTTCCCGCTGACCATGATCTCCAGCATCTTCGTGGCCCCGCAGCTCATGCCCGACTGGCTGGGCTGGATCGCCGCCTGGAACCCGATCTCCTCCACAGCCGCCGCCACCCGCGAACTGTTCGGGACGCCGGTCGGTGGCGGCGACTCCTGGATCGAGCAGAACGCGCTGCTGATGGCCGGGGTGTGGCCGGTGGTGCTGACGGTGATCTTCCTGCCGCTGGCGGTACGGAGGTTCAAGAAGCTCAGCCGCTGA
- a CDS encoding alpha/beta hydrolase: MRRSAAVFCGASVVLAGTLTAVPANASASHSANTVQAAAAKVAWKKCATADYPTLQCASVKVPLDYAKPGGKKITLALSRVPHTAKKYQGPLLVNPGGPGGSGLTLAGFVASSLPKKVAAQYDVVGFDPRGVGKSKPALDCKPGHFNPVRPDTVPSTSAIEKANLSRAKSFAKACATKHKDVLPYINTISAVKDLESIRKALGAKKINYFGYSYGTYLGAVYAKLYPERVRRLVLDSIVDPTGVWYEDNLDQDYAFDKRHKAFTKWVAKYDATYKLGTDPAKIEAKWYAMRAALAKKPAGGKVGASELEDTFLPGGYYNGYWPYLAEAFAAYVNDKNDAPLVESYENFAAIDSSGDNGYSVYAAVQCRDASWPRDWKKWTKDNWAVHKKAPFMAWNNAWYNAPCAFWPTKSLKPVNVANSKLPPVLLFQATDDAATPYQGGVTVHKLLKKSSLVVEQGGGNHGITLSGNTCLDKHLATYLTNGKVPRGSGKVDAVCKKLPDPKPAAAQESSAQSTLNSTQGPAATSGDTLHGILGFRG, from the coding sequence ATGAGAAGAAGCGCAGCCGTGTTCTGCGGCGCCTCCGTCGTCCTGGCAGGGACGCTCACAGCCGTCCCCGCCAACGCCAGCGCGTCGCACTCCGCGAACACCGTCCAGGCCGCCGCGGCGAAGGTCGCCTGGAAGAAGTGCGCCACGGCCGACTACCCGACGCTCCAGTGCGCGTCGGTCAAGGTGCCGCTCGACTACGCGAAGCCGGGCGGCAAGAAGATCACGCTGGCGCTGTCCCGCGTGCCGCACACCGCGAAGAAGTACCAGGGCCCGCTGCTGGTCAACCCGGGCGGCCCCGGCGGCAGTGGCCTGACGCTGGCCGGGTTCGTCGCGTCCTCCCTGCCCAAGAAGGTCGCGGCCCAGTACGACGTCGTCGGCTTCGACCCGCGCGGAGTGGGCAAGAGCAAGCCCGCCCTGGACTGCAAGCCGGGTCACTTCAACCCGGTGCGCCCGGACACCGTGCCCAGCACGTCCGCGATCGAGAAGGCCAACCTCTCGCGCGCCAAGTCCTTCGCCAAGGCCTGTGCCACGAAGCACAAGGACGTCCTGCCGTACATCAACACGATCAGTGCCGTGAAGGACCTGGAGTCGATCCGTAAGGCACTCGGCGCGAAGAAGATCAACTACTTCGGTTACTCGTACGGCACCTACCTCGGCGCGGTCTACGCCAAGTTGTACCCCGAGCGGGTGCGGCGCCTGGTGCTGGACTCGATCGTCGACCCGACGGGTGTCTGGTACGAGGACAACCTCGACCAGGACTACGCCTTCGACAAGCGCCACAAGGCGTTCACGAAGTGGGTCGCCAAGTACGACGCCACCTACAAGCTCGGCACCGACCCGGCGAAGATCGAGGCCAAGTGGTACGCCATGCGGGCGGCCCTCGCCAAGAAGCCCGCGGGCGGCAAGGTGGGCGCCTCCGAGCTGGAGGACACCTTCCTCCCCGGCGGCTACTACAACGGCTACTGGCCCTACCTCGCCGAGGCGTTCGCGGCCTACGTGAACGACAAGAACGACGCCCCGCTGGTCGAGTCGTACGAGAACTTCGCCGCCATCGACTCCTCCGGCGACAACGGCTACAGCGTCTACGCCGCGGTGCAGTGCCGTGACGCGTCCTGGCCGCGTGACTGGAAGAAGTGGACCAAGGACAACTGGGCGGTGCACAAGAAGGCGCCGTTCATGGCCTGGAACAACGCCTGGTACAACGCGCCGTGTGCGTTCTGGCCGACCAAGTCGCTGAAGCCGGTGAACGTCGCCAACTCCAAGCTGCCGCCGGTGCTGCTGTTCCAGGCGACGGACGACGCGGCCACCCCGTACCAGGGTGGCGTCACCGTCCACAAGCTGCTCAAGAAGTCCAGCCTGGTGGTTGAGCAGGGCGGCGGCAACCACGGCATCACGCTCAGCGGCAACACCTGCCTCGACAAGCACCTGGCGACGTACCTCACCAACGGCAAGGTGCCCCGTGGCAGCGGCAAGGTCGACGCCGTCTGCAAGAAGCTGCCCGACCCGAAGCCTGCGGCCGCGCAAGAGAGTTCGGCCCAGTCGACGCTGAATTCGACGCAGGGGCCGGCCGCGACGAGCGGTGACACCCTGCACGGCATCCTCGGCTTCCGCGGCTGA
- a CDS encoding Scr1 family TA system antitoxin-like transcriptional regulator, with amino-acid sequence MSAHAWPRRGTPAPPPRAVPERPDHSWPATSPRATSTYVRTGCPVSHCSRRAARQGPADTRRPFERWEPDIVYLEGLTGNRFLEETGEVQAYSRLFNRLMMSDSLRGAESMKLIESHLNNYREG; translated from the coding sequence ATCTCCGCACATGCGTGGCCCAGGCGAGGAACTCCCGCTCCTCCACCGCGTGCAGTACCCGAGCGGCCCGATCACTCATGGCCCGCCACCTCGCCGAGAGCGACGAGCACATACGTACGCACCGGGTGCCCTGTCTCCCACTGCTCCCGTCGGGCTGCCCGACAGGGGCCCGCCGACACCCGCCGGCCCTTCGAACGCTGGGAGCCCGACATCGTCTACCTCGAAGGGCTGACCGGCAACAGGTTCCTGGAAGAGACCGGGGAAGTCCAGGCGTACAGCAGGCTGTTCAACCGACTCATGATGTCCGACTCCCTCAGGGGAGCCGAATCGATGAAACTCATCGAGAGCCACCTCAACAACTACCGTGAAGGGTAG